The Vicinamibacterales bacterium genome includes the window CGTCACCTCCGGCGTGGTCAGCGCGCTTGGACGATCGCTGCGGTCGCGAACGGGGCGCCTGATGGACGACATCCTCCAGAGCGACGCCGCGTTGAACCCGGGGAACTCGGGCGGTCCGTTGATCGACTCGCGGGCGCGCGCGATCGGCGTGAACACCGCGATCATCCTCGGCGCCCAGGGGCTGTCGTTCTCGATCGCGAGCAATACCGCGCGGTATGTCGCCGCGCGCTTGATGCGCGACGGCCGCATCCGCCGCAGCGTCATCGGGTTCGCCGGCCAGACGGTCACCGTGCCGGCCGCGCTCGCCCGCGCGCACCAGGTGGCCGCCGCCGCCGGCGTGCAGGTCGCCGCGGTGGAGCCCGGAAGCCCTGCGGAGACCGCCGGCTTCCGTGAAGGAGACATCATCATCGCGATGGCCGGCAGCCTGGTTCCGGGCATCGACGAGCTGCACAAGCTGTTGACGGAAGAGCGGATTGGCGTGCCGACGCCGGTCGTCGTCCTGCGGCGCGGCGCACGCCGGCAGCTCACGGTCGTCCCGGCGGAAGCAAAATGAAGACGGTCAGAGCGCGATCAAGCCGCGCCGCACCGCCCGCCGCACGATCGCGGTCCGGGACGGCGCGTCCAGCTTTCCCGCGATCGACGCGACGTGGAACTTCACCGTCTGATCGCTGATCCCCAGCCGCGCCGCGATCCCCTTGTTCGACAGTCCTTCGGCGAGCAGCTCGAGCACCTGCACTTCGCGCGCGGTGAGGGGTTCGGCGGCAACGAAGTCGTCTGCGCCGGACCACGGCGCCTCGTCGGGGGCGACGATCCAGACGTCGCCGCCCACCGCCCGCGCCTCGGACGCATCCCGCGCCTCGGCCGCGATCGGCAGCGCGCCGTTCAGAAGCGTGCGCAGACGCGCGCGGACCGCCGGCGGACCGACGAGGACTACGCGAGGATCACGCAGGCCGCTCCTCCAGCGTCACCGTGACATCGGCCGGAACGCCGCCCCGCAGCACGCGCAGCGTCAACGGGGGCCCCACACGATCGCCGCGAAGAATATCGAGCAGATCGTCGGGCGAAGCCACCGGCTGACCGTCCAGGTCGAGGATCACGTCACCTACTATGACGCCGCCCCGTGCCGCCGGGCTCCCGCCAGTCACGGCGACGACCAGCGCCCCCCGATCGCGCCCGCCGGCCGACTCTGCTGAAATCTGCACCTGCTGTGCCGCCACCCCCAGGTATCCGCGCCGCGCGCCGCCGTGCTCGAGAATCGCCGCCGCGGTCTTCCAGGCAATGCCCGCGGGGATGACGACGCCGAGTCCGCGGATCCGCGCCGCGGTGGCAACCCCGGCGAGCGCGCCGGCCGAATCGAGGAACGCGCCGCCGGAGAAGCCATCGTGCATCGGCGCGGTGGTCCGGAAGATCTGGTCGATCGTCCGCCGGCGTCCGGTCTGCAGCGGGCCGCCGATCACCGACACGATCCCGGCGCTGACGGTGACCGCGTTGCTCCACGAGCGCGCGACTGCGAGCGCCAGACTCCCGACGCGCGGCGGCTGCTCCGCCGGCTCGAACGGCGACAGCCCCAGATCGGGCACCCTCAGAACGGCGAGGTTCGTCGCCGGGTCCCAGCCGGCGAGCTCCGCCTCCGCCGCGGAGCCGTCCGGCCGGACGACGCGCAATCCCTCGTCGCGTCCGATCGATCTCGTCGTCGTCAAGACGACGTTCTCCGCGAAGACGACGCCGGTGCCGGGGCGATGGCGTCCGTGCACCTGCACGACGGACGGCGCGGCGGCCGCGGCGATGCCGGCGAATTCGTTCGAGAGCTGGGCGAGGAGAGAGGTGGTAGCCATGCCGCGATCCTCTCGCGGATCGCGGCGATGGCGCATCACCCGTACGGGCGGGACTGCTACGGCCAGATGCCGAGCGCGCGTCGAAGCTCGACGATCTGGCCGACGTGATAGGCGGCGTGATCGATGACGAGGAGAAGGGCACGCAGGTACGTCTGCGTCCCCTTGCCGGTCGGCACCAGGGCGGTGAGATCGGGCGTCTCGCGCGCGAGGCGTTCGAGCGTCTTGCGGTCGCGCACGTAGGCCGCGAGGCTCTCGTCCCAGGCCTTGCCGTCCGGCGGCGCCGGCGCCGCCGGCCAGTAGTCGTCCGGCCACTTCATCGTGTGCTCGTACTTCGGCTTGACGCAGAAATCCAGGATGTCCTCCTGCGCAATCCTGATGTGCTCGAGCTGATGCCACAGCGAGTGCTCGAAGCCCGGCGGACGCGCGCCGCGCTTGTCGGCGGGAATGCCGGCGAGCGCCTTGTCGATGCCGACGTGCGCGTCTTCCCACGCCAGGGCGCGGGCGAGGTGATCGCGGATCGCAGCGTCCATGCGTCTACTTCGCCTTGACGTCGTACGCCATGAGCGAATCCTGGTTGCGGATATACAGCCGTCCGCCGCTCACCACCGGGTGCGCCCAGCTCGGAAGTCCCTTGTCCGCGATCGAGAAGCGGCCCTTCTCCTGATATCCGCTCGAGCTCGCGGCGGCGAGGCCGACGGTGTTGTTCTCCCCGAGGATGTAGAGATCGCCGTCGGCGAGAATCAGCGATCCCTTGCCGACGCTGCGATCCCGCCACATCCGCTTGCCGCTCGCGAACTCGAGGCAGGTCAGGATCGAGTCGTCGAAGCCGTACAGATACCCGTTGTGCAGGACGACGCCGCCGTGATGGTTCTTCATCTCGCGCGTGAAGTACACCTCCTGCGCGGAAACGGCGCCGTTCTGCGCCGACAGGCTCACCAGCCCGGCGCCGGTGTCATACGCAGAGGTGAAGAACACTTTGTTCTCGAAGAACACCGGCGTCGTGATGTTGGCGACACGGTTCGCGGCACGGTCGTAGCGGAACATCACCTTGCCGTCCGACGCGCGAACGCCAACGCCCGCGCCGGCGGTGAACGTCAGGTAGGTGCGCACCCCCTGCACGTCGGCGGCGATCGCCGACGAATAGCCCGCGGGGTCGCTCAGTTCGCTCGCCTGCCACACCGTCCTGCCCGTCATCTTGTCCAGCTTCACCATGCCGGCGCCCGGCCCGCCGGGACTGACGACGAGGTGCGCGCCGTCGACCAGCGGCGACTCGCTGATCAGCCACTGGAGCTGACGGCCGCCGAACTCGCGCAGGATGTTGCGCTGCCACACGGCGGTGCCGTCCGTCTTGAGGCTGGCGAGATCGCCGTTCTCGGTCAGCACGTAAAGGCGGTCGCCGTCCACGGTCGGCGTGCCGCGGGGACCCGGCCCGCGATCGTCATCGCCGCTCCGGCCGAGCGCTTTCGACCACACTTCCTTGCCGTCAGCCCGGTTCAGCGCCACGACGATGCTGTTGCCGCCGCGCGTGCCCTGCACGTAGACGCGCTCGCCGGCGACCGCCATCGATCCGTAGCCGTTGCCCAGCCCCGACGCCGTCCAGACCACGGACGGGCCGTTCGCGGGCCACTGCTTGAGCAGCCCCGTTTCCCTCGACACCCGCGTGCGATCCGCCCCCTGCCACTGGGGCCAGTCAGCGGCGTGGATGGTGGCGATACTCAAGACCGTCGCGGCTGCGACGGACAGGGGTTTATTCATCGTCTCGTCTCCTTGCGCATCTCAGAAACTGATCCCGGCGGTGATCCCGAACGTGCGAGGTCTGCCGGACTCGCCGATGAAACCGGATTGCGCGAGCTGGCCGTAGGCGAAGGCGACCGGGACGTAGTGGGTGTCGAACGCGTTCCGGATCCAGCCTTCCGCGAAGAGCCGCCGGCCGCGGGCGCCGCCGCGGATATTGACGAGCGCATAGGCGTCCTGGCCGGCGAGATTCATGTCGTCGTACTTGAACGCGCCGTAGAACACCGCTTCGCCGCCGCCGTACAGCGTGACGCCGGGCGTCAGCGCGCGCGAGAGCCGGGCGCCGAACGACGCGGTGTAGTCCGGCGTGTTGGGTACCTTGTTCTCGGCCACGCTCACGCCGCTCGACAGCGTCCCGGCGCCGAAGCGCGCGCGGGTGTAGCCGAACGTGGCGAAGAGATCGACGCCGTCGCGCGCGCGGCCGTTCACTTCCACCTCGACGCCGCTGCTGCGCGCGCTGCCGACGTTGGCGATGTAGAACTGCCCCGGCACGGCGGGGTTCGGCAGGTTCAGCTGCAGATCGGTCCAGTCGATGGTGAACACCGCCACGTTGGCCGTCACGCGGCGCGAGAGCCACGACGTCTTCAGACCGCCTTCGACGTTCCACGACTTCTCTTCGTCGTAGACCTCCTGCCCGGTCGGCGACGAGGGGTTGAACCCGCCGGCCTTGAACCCGCCGGTCAGCGAGGCGTAGACCATCGCGTCAGGGGCGACGCGGTACGCCGCCGCCGCCTGCGGCGAGACGTTGGCGAACGACTCCTCGACCGTGAGGGTGACCGGGAACGCGCCGATGTTCGGCGCGCCGAGGATGTTGGTCAGCACACCCTTGCGGTTCTCGCGATCGAAGCGCGCCCCCAGCGTCACGTCGAGCTTGTCGAACGTCAGGGTGCCGTTGCCGTACAGCCCGACGCCGGTGTCGTCGAGAGCCGCGCGCGCATCCTGCGTCGCGCCGAACGCGAACACGGGCGAGAGCACGAACGGCGCGAACGTGTTCGTGGCGTCCTGCTCGTAATTCTGCGTGAAGAGGAACACGCCGGCCTGCCACCTGAGGGATCCGGACCCGGCGAGCGGGACGCCGCCGGCGCCCGAGGCGACGCGGACCTCCTGCGTGAACTGGAAATCCTTCTCCTCGTTGCTCCGCGTGATCAGCGGCAGCGGCGTGTAGTCGAGATCGGTCTCGTCCAGCGTCTTCCAGTTGACGAACCCGGTCGTCGAGGTGAACGTCAGCGCGCCGGTGCGGCGCGCCGTCACCGTCGTGGCGTGCACGTCGCGATCGGTGTGCCCTTCGAAGTCGCGCTGCGCGCGGCGCGGATTGGTCCGCAGCGAGCCGAGATCCATCAGGGCGTAATCCCCGTCGCGCCCGCGCTCGCCGGTGTAGATCAGGCGCGCCTCCCAGTTCGCCGCCGGCGTGAGCAGCAGCTGCGCCTTGGCGGAGGTGCCGTCGCGGTAGTCGAGATCGTTGCCGGTGACGTCGTTGGTGGTGAAGCCGTCGCGCTCGGCGTGCGCGATCGCGAAGCCGACCGCCGCCTTGCTGCCGATCGGCCCGGATGCGTTGGCGCGCACGTCCCAGGACGCGAAGTTGCCGAACGGCACGATGGCCGAGCCGGTCCACCTGGACAAGGACGGCCTCGCGCTGGAGATGTTGACCACGCCGCCGAGGGTGTTGCGGCCGAACAGCATGCTCTGCGGTCCGCGGACGAATTCGACCTGGTTCACGTCGAGCAGCTCGATGCTGGACGAGTTGGTGTTCAGCTGCGGGACGCCATCTATATAGGTCGTGACCGCCGGGTTGGCGGGGCTCGACCCGAGACCGCGGAACCGCGGGTTGCTCAGCTTCCGGGCGGTGAAATCACTGAAATACGTGTTCGGCGCGTGCAGCGACAGCTCGCCGATGGTCGTCATCCCGCCGTTCCACAGGGCCTCCAGCGGGACGACGGTCACGCTGACCGGCAGACCCTGCGGATCGGCGGGCTCCTTCTGCGCGGTGACGGTGACCGTGGGATGCGTGACGGTGGGCGGCGGGACGGATTGCGCCGAGGCGAGCGCGGGGGTCAGCAGGACGAACGTGAACACACTCAATCGCATGGTCATCCATTATGCAACGGGAAAACGCGGCGAAAGTTCCTCGGCAATCACACCATTCGTCACGCCGCCGGCGCGGCTGAGGCGCGAAACGTCGTGCGGTAAGATGGCGTAATCGAGTGAGGATCATGCTGAAACGACTCTGTCTGACGGCCGCGATGGTCGTGCTCGGAACGTTGACAGCGGCGCAGGGCCCCGCGGCGCGCCCGGGGGCCGGCACGCCGCCCGCGGGGCGAAAGGTGGCGCTCGGCGACTGGCCCGACGCGCGCGGCCCGTTCCGGGACGGCCGGTCGCTCGAACAGGGACTGATCGACAAGTGGGCGCTGAAGGGGGAGAACTTCCTCTGGCGCGCGCCGTACGGCGGACGTTCGGCCCCGCTCGTAATGGGCAACCGGGTGTACGTGCAGAACCCCTCCGGGCTCGGCGCATCGCTGCAGGAGCGCGTGATGGCGCTCGACGCCGACACCGGCAAGCCCGTCTGGGAATACAAGTTCAACGTCTTCCAGAGCGACGTGCCGCCGCATCGCGTCGGCTGGGCGTCGCCGGCTGCCGATCCCGAGACCGGCAACATCTACGCGATGGGCGTCGGCGCCACCGTCCTCGCGCTGAGCAAGGACGGCAAGCTCCTGTGGGATCGGTCGATCGGCGAAGAGTTCGCCGCCTTCACCACGCACGGCGGCCGCACGTCGTCGCCAATCGTCGACGGGAACCTGGTCATCGTCAGCGCCGCGATCTCGAGCTGGGGGACCGGTGCGTCGCGCCAGCATCGCTTCGTCGCGCTCGACAAGCGGACCGGCGACATCATCTGGATCGCCAGCCCCGGCGGCCGGCCGTACGACACCAATTACTCGGCGCCGGTGATCGCGACCATCGACGGCACGCGCCTCCTGATCAGCGGAAGTGGCGACGGCGGCGTCTACGCCATGAAGGCGCAGACCGGCGAGAAGGTCTGGAGCTTCATGGCCGCGAAGCGCGCCGTCAATACCGGCGTGGCGGTGTCGGGCAAGACGGTGATCGTCTCGCACGGCGACGAGAACCTCGACACACCGGAGCTCGGACTGATTGCCGCGATCGACGGCTCGCAGAAGGGGGAGATCAAGACCACGCTGTGGGCGCACCACGGCAGCCAGTACGGCTTCTCGTCGCCGATCGCCGACAGCGGCCGGGTCTATCAGATCGACAACGTCGGTCAGTTGAAGGCCTTCGATCTCGAGAAGGGCACGGTGCTGTGGACCGCGGCGGTCGGCACGGCGCAGAAGGCGCCGCCGGTGCTCGCGGACGGCAAGCTGTACTTCGGCACCGAGGGGGGCAAGGTCTTCATCGTCCGGCCGCATCCCGATCGCGCCGAGATCCTGAGCGAAGTCGAACTGCCGCCCAGCACCGATGAGAACGCCGGGCAATCCGCCGGGGTGCCCGAACCGGTGTTCGGCGGCATGGCGGTGTCGCGCGGGCGCATCTTCTTCGCGTCCACCGGCGCGGTGTATGCGATCGGCTCGAAAGCGGCGAAGCCGCAGACCGGGTTGGCGGTGGACGAACCGTTCGCCGCCGGGCAGGGAGCGCCGGCGTGGCTGCAGGTGTCCCCGACGGAGCTGGTGCTCAAGCCCGGGCAGGCGGTGAAGCTGCACGTCAAGTCGTTCGACGCGCAGGGGCGGCTGTTGAAAGAGGAAACCGGCGCGACGTGGACGCTCACCGGCCTGAAGGGAACGGTCGCGGCCGACGGCACGTTCACGCCGGATCCCGGAACGGCGGAGCAGGCCGGCGTGATCAAAGCCACGCTCGGCGCGCTGTCCGGCGACGCCCGCGCCCGCGTCGTCCGCCAGCTGCCGTGGACGGAGACGTTCGACGCGATGGAAGAGAAGACCGTCCCCCCCGGCTGGATCATCGTCGGTACCGCGCGGACGGCCGTGGGCACGATCGACGGACAGAAGGCGCTGGTGAAGCAGCCTGACGAGACGATCTTCAAGCGCTATCGCGCGTTCGTCGGTCCGGTCGATCTCGCCAACTACACGATCGAAGCGGATGTCCGCGGCACGTCGCGGCGGCGCCAGATGCCGGCGCTGGGGGTCACCGCCCAGCGCTACTCGTTGGTCATCTACGGCAACGACCAGGTGATGAAGATCGAGTCGTGGGGGCCGGAGACGACGCGGTCGGCGGTGGCGCCGTTCGAGTGGAAGCCCGACACCTGGATCCATCTGAAGCTGCGCGTCGAGAACATGCCGGACGGGCGGGTCCGCGCGCGCGGCAAGGCGTGGCCGGCCGGGCAGCCGGAACCGGCGAACTGGATGATCGAGAAGCTCGATCCGATCGGCAACAAGAAGGGGGCGCCGGGATTTTTCATCGACGCGGATTACGGCGCCGCCATCGACAACATCAAAGTGACGTCAAATCAATGAAGAAGATATTCGTCTCCTCCGCTCTGGTCGGCCTCGCGGGCGTGCTGCTGTCGGCCGGCGATCCTCCGGGATCGAAGGACTGGCCGATGTGGGGCGGCACGCCGGACCGCAACATGGTCTCGTCGATGAAGGGGCTGCCCACCGAGTGGGACCTCAAGACGAAGAAGAACGTCAAGTGGGTGGCGGATCTCGGATCGCAGAGCTACGGCAACGCGGTCGTCGCCGGCGGCATGGTGTTCGTCGGCACCAACAACGAGGGCATGCGGGATCCGAAGCAGCCGGGCGATCGCGGCGTGCTGATGGCGTTCAAGGAGGACACCGGCGAGTTCCTGTGGCAGCAGACGCACGAGAAGCTCGCGTCGGGGCGCGCCAACGACTGGCCGTATCAGGGAATCGCCTCGTCGCCGCTGGTCGAAGGCACCAAGCTGTACTACGTGAGCAACCGCGGCGTGCTGCTCTGCCTGGACATCAACGGCTTCAAGGACGGCAACCAGGGACCGGTCACCAACGAGAAGCTCACCGGGCCGAAAGACGCGGACGTGCTCTGGCAGTTCGACATGATGGAGGAAGTGGGGTCCTACCCGCACAACCTCTCGAACTCGTCGCCGGTGTCGTTCGGCAACCTGATCTTCGTCAGCACCTCGAACGGCCAGGACGAGAGCCACGTCAACGTCCCGTCGCCGAAGGCGCCGTCGGTGATCGCGGTCGACAAGGTGACCGGAGAGCTGGCGTGGGAAGACAACTCGGTCGGCAAGAACATCCTGCACGGGCAGTGGTCGACCCCCTCGGTCGGCAAGATCGGCGGCGTCGATCAACTCGTCAGCGCGCAGGGAGACGGCTGGGTGCGCGGCTACGAGGTGCTCACCGGCAAGAAGCTGTGGGAGTTCGACACCAACCCGAAGGACTCGGTCTGGCCGAAGACCCGCAACGAAGTGATCAGCACGCCGGTGATCTGGGAAGACAAGGTCTATATCGCCAACGGACAGGATCCGGAGCACGGCGAGGGCGTGGGCCACATGTACGCGATCGACGCGACCAAGCGGGGCGACATCACCAAGACGGGCCTGGTGTGGCACTACGACAAGATCCGCCGATCGATCTCGACGGCGGCGATCTACAACGGCCTGGTGTTCATCCCCGACTTCAGCGGCTTCCTGCACTGCCTCGACGCCAGGACGGGCCAGGCCTACTGGACGCACGACGTGTTCGCCGCAGTGTGGGGCTCGGCGATGGTGATCGACGGCAAGGTCTACCTCGGCGACGAGGACGGCGACATCGTGGTGCTCGAGGCGGCGAAGACCAAGAAGGTCATCTCCGAGATGAACATGGGCAGCGCGGTCTACGCCACCATGGTGCCCGCGAACGGCCGGCTGTTCTTCAACAACCGCAATCAGCTGATCGCGGTTTCCACTGATGGAAAGTAACCGCCGGACGGGTTCACGTTCCAGCACAAAGACCACAAAGATCCCGAAGATCTCCAAGAAGACCAATTGGGTTTTCCTCGTGATCTTCGTGGT containing:
- a CDS encoding PQQ-binding-like beta-propeller repeat protein; the protein is MKKIFVSSALVGLAGVLLSAGDPPGSKDWPMWGGTPDRNMVSSMKGLPTEWDLKTKKNVKWVADLGSQSYGNAVVAGGMVFVGTNNEGMRDPKQPGDRGVLMAFKEDTGEFLWQQTHEKLASGRANDWPYQGIASSPLVEGTKLYYVSNRGVLLCLDINGFKDGNQGPVTNEKLTGPKDADVLWQFDMMEEVGSYPHNLSNSSPVSFGNLIFVSTSNGQDESHVNVPSPKAPSVIAVDKVTGELAWEDNSVGKNILHGQWSTPSVGKIGGVDQLVSAQGDGWVRGYEVLTGKKLWEFDTNPKDSVWPKTRNEVISTPVIWEDKVYIANGQDPEHGEGVGHMYAIDATKRGDITKTGLVWHYDKIRRSISTAAIYNGLVFIPDFSGFLHCLDARTGQAYWTHDVFAAVWGSAMVIDGKVYLGDEDGDIVVLEAAKTKKVISEMNMGSAVYATMVPANGRLFFNNRNQLIAVSTDGK
- a CDS encoding trypsin-like peptidase domain-containing protein produces the protein MATTSLLAQLSNEFAGIAAAAAPSVVQVHGRHRPGTGVVFAENVVLTTTRSIGRDEGLRVVRPDGSAAEAELAGWDPATNLAVLRVPDLGLSPFEPAEQPPRVGSLALAVARSWSNAVTVSAGIVSVIGGPLQTGRRRTIDQIFRTTAPMHDGFSGGAFLDSAGALAGVATAARIRGLGVVIPAGIAWKTAAAILEHGGARRGYLGVAAQQVQISAESAGGRDRGALVVAVTGGSPAARGGVIVGDVILDLDGQPVASPDDLLDILRGDRVGPPLTLRVLRGGVPADVTVTLEERPA
- a CDS encoding PQQ-binding-like beta-propeller repeat protein — its product is MNKPLSVAAATVLSIATIHAADWPQWQGADRTRVSRETGLLKQWPANGPSVVWTASGLGNGYGSMAVAGERVYVQGTRGGNSIVVALNRADGKEVWSKALGRSGDDDRGPGPRGTPTVDGDRLYVLTENGDLASLKTDGTAVWQRNILREFGGRQLQWLISESPLVDGAHLVVSPGGPGAGMVKLDKMTGRTVWQASELSDPAGYSSAIAADVQGVRTYLTFTAGAGVGVRASDGKVMFRYDRAANRVANITTPVFFENKVFFTSAYDTGAGLVSLSAQNGAVSAQEVYFTREMKNHHGGVVLHNGYLYGFDDSILTCLEFASGKRMWRDRSVGKGSLILADGDLYILGENNTVGLAAASSSGYQEKGRFSIADKGLPSWAHPVVSGGRLYIRNQDSLMAYDVKAK
- a CDS encoding PQQ-binding-like beta-propeller repeat protein, whose amino-acid sequence is MLKRLCLTAAMVVLGTLTAAQGPAARPGAGTPPAGRKVALGDWPDARGPFRDGRSLEQGLIDKWALKGENFLWRAPYGGRSAPLVMGNRVYVQNPSGLGASLQERVMALDADTGKPVWEYKFNVFQSDVPPHRVGWASPAADPETGNIYAMGVGATVLALSKDGKLLWDRSIGEEFAAFTTHGGRTSSPIVDGNLVIVSAAISSWGTGASRQHRFVALDKRTGDIIWIASPGGRPYDTNYSAPVIATIDGTRLLISGSGDGGVYAMKAQTGEKVWSFMAAKRAVNTGVAVSGKTVIVSHGDENLDTPELGLIAAIDGSQKGEIKTTLWAHHGSQYGFSSPIADSGRVYQIDNVGQLKAFDLEKGTVLWTAAVGTAQKAPPVLADGKLYFGTEGGKVFIVRPHPDRAEILSEVELPPSTDENAGQSAGVPEPVFGGMAVSRGRIFFASTGAVYAIGSKAAKPQTGLAVDEPFAAGQGAPAWLQVSPTELVLKPGQAVKLHVKSFDAQGRLLKEETGATWTLTGLKGTVAADGTFTPDPGTAEQAGVIKATLGALSGDARARVVRQLPWTETFDAMEEKTVPPGWIIVGTARTAVGTIDGQKALVKQPDETIFKRYRAFVGPVDLANYTIEADVRGTSRRRQMPALGVTAQRYSLVIYGNDQVMKIESWGPETTRSAVAPFEWKPDTWIHLKLRVENMPDGRVRARGKAWPAGQPEPANWMIEKLDPIGNKKGAPGFFIDADYGAAIDNIKVTSNQ
- a CDS encoding TonB-dependent receptor, producing the protein MRLSVFTFVLLTPALASAQSVPPPTVTHPTVTVTAQKEPADPQGLPVSVTVVPLEALWNGGMTTIGELSLHAPNTYFSDFTARKLSNPRFRGLGSSPANPAVTTYIDGVPQLNTNSSSIELLDVNQVEFVRGPQSMLFGRNTLGGVVNISSARPSLSRWTGSAIVPFGNFASWDVRANASGPIGSKAAVGFAIAHAERDGFTTNDVTGNDLDYRDGTSAKAQLLLTPAANWEARLIYTGERGRDGDYALMDLGSLRTNPRRAQRDFEGHTDRDVHATTVTARRTGALTFTSTTGFVNWKTLDETDLDYTPLPLITRSNEEKDFQFTQEVRVASGAGGVPLAGSGSLRWQAGVFLFTQNYEQDATNTFAPFVLSPVFAFGATQDARAALDDTGVGLYGNGTLTFDKLDVTLGARFDRENRKGVLTNILGAPNIGAFPVTLTVEESFANVSPQAAAAYRVAPDAMVYASLTGGFKAGGFNPSSPTGQEVYDEEKSWNVEGGLKTSWLSRRVTANVAVFTIDWTDLQLNLPNPAVPGQFYIANVGSARSSGVEVEVNGRARDGVDLFATFGYTRARFGAGTLSSGVSVAENKVPNTPDYTASFGARLSRALTPGVTLYGGGEAVFYGAFKYDDMNLAGQDAYALVNIRGGARGRRLFAEGWIRNAFDTHYVPVAFAYGQLAQSGFIGESGRPRTFGITAGISF
- a CDS encoding response regulator transcription factor — encoded protein: MGGDVWIVAPDEAPWSGADDFVAAEPLTAREVQVLELLAEGLSNKGIAARLGISDQTVKFHVASIAGKLDAPSRTAIVRRAVRRGLIAL
- a CDS encoding trypsin-like peptidase domain-containing protein, with product MPARPDAWSDADLLDDFSRTVVSAVDVAGPAVGRIEAGRGQGSGFLFTPDGFLLTNSHVIRGAGRITVALPDGRTLAADLVGDDPHTDLAVLRVTGRDGDAGPLPWIAFADSRAVRVGQIAIAIGTPHGLQHSVTSGVVSALGRSLRSRTGRLMDDILQSDAALNPGNSGGPLIDSRARAIGVNTAIILGAQGLSFSIASNTARYVAARLMRDGRIRRSVIGFAGQTVTVPAALARAHQVAAAAGVQVAAVEPGSPAETAGFREGDIIIAMAGSLVPGIDELHKLLTEERIGVPTPVVVLRRGARRQLTVVPAEAK
- a CDS encoding DinB family protein; amino-acid sequence: MDAAIRDHLARALAWEDAHVGIDKALAGIPADKRGARPPGFEHSLWHQLEHIRIAQEDILDFCVKPKYEHTMKWPDDYWPAAPAPPDGKAWDESLAAYVRDRKTLERLARETPDLTALVPTGKGTQTYLRALLLVIDHAAYHVGQIVELRRALGIWP